A stretch of the Methanobrevibacter arboriphilus JCM 13429 = DSM 1125 genome encodes the following:
- a CDS encoding SAM-dependent methyltransferase: protein MNKYPRTEKYESQWVEENWMGPNPLQLLEELCNNMKLGPDMKVLDMGCGKGLTSIFLAKEFGVTVFANDLWIDPTENFERFKEAGVSDRVFPIKAEAHSLPYAEGFFDAAIAIDSYQYFGADEIYFPTTFSKLVKSGGQFGIVCPGLMQEFKNGYPETHKSFWYEDMFSFHSADWWKNLWEKTGIVNISSCYNIPDAKEIWYPFAHWAREHFSSQKEEIGFDDVEFLDADAQNQITLIAMTAVKK, encoded by the coding sequence CTCTACAACTCCTAGAAGAATTATGTAATAACATGAAATTAGGACCAGATATGAAAGTTTTAGATATGGGATGTGGAAAGGGTTTAACTTCTATTTTTTTAGCTAAAGAATTTGGTGTAACAGTATTTGCCAATGATTTATGGATTGATCCAACTGAAAATTTTGAAAGATTTAAAGAGGCAGGGGTATCTGATAGAGTGTTTCCAATTAAAGCAGAAGCTCATAGTCTTCCATATGCTGAAGGTTTTTTTGATGCAGCAATAGCTATTGATAGTTATCAGTATTTCGGTGCAGATGAGATATATTTTCCAACTACTTTTTCAAAATTAGTAAAGTCAGGAGGGCAATTTGGAATTGTTTGTCCAGGTTTAATGCAAGAATTTAAAAATGGTTATCCTGAAACCCATAAATCATTTTGGTATGAAGATATGTTTTCATTCCATAGTGCTGATTGGTGGAAAAATTTGTGGGAAAAAACAGGAATTGTTAATATTAGTTCTTGTTATAATATTCCTGATGCAAAGGAAATTTGGTATCCTTTTGCACACTGGGCAAGAGAACATTTTTCATCTCAAAAAGAAGAAATTGGATTTGATGATGTTGAATTTTTGGATGCAGATGCACAAAATCAAATAACATTAATTGCAATGACAGCAGTAAAAAAATAG
- a CDS encoding GNAT family N-acetyltransferase translates to MIYVNKLDGDRIFLSLSQKEDLSLYNDWLNDSEINLTFGRSHIVFNEEKQAKYIEDYNNSDDKFFFVIVKKGNTSEDEQAIGIGLLYDVDFVHGKATLGLLLDKSFQSEGYGKESTNLLLEFAFNILNLNNVMLYAIDFNEKAIAMYENIGFKIIGHRRKAYHINNKVYDEVYMDILKKEFNERNSSLKYENEYLS, encoded by the coding sequence ATGATTTATGTTAATAAATTAGATGGCGATAGAATATTTCTAAGCTTAAGTCAAAAAGAAGATTTAAGCTTATATAATGATTGGTTAAATGATTCTGAGATTAATTTAACATTTGGTAGGAGCCATATTGTTTTTAATGAAGAAAAACAAGCTAAATATATTGAAGATTATAATAATAGTGATGATAAATTCTTCTTCGTTATAGTAAAAAAAGGAAACACTTCTGAAGATGAGCAAGCTATTGGAATTGGATTATTATATGATGTAGACTTTGTTCATGGAAAAGCTACTTTAGGCCTTTTATTAGATAAATCTTTCCAATCAGAAGGTTATGGTAAAGAATCTACTAATTTGCTTCTTGAGTTTGCTTTCAATATTTTAAATTTAAATAATGTTATGTTATATGCTATTGATTTCAATGAAAAAGCTATAGCTATGTATGAAAATATTGGATTTAAAATAATTGGGCATCGAAGAAAAGCTTATCATATAAATAATAAAGTTTATGACGAAGTATATATGGATATATTGAAAAAAGAATTTAATGAAAGAAACAGTTCTTTAAAATATGAAAATGAATACCTTTCATAA